In one Vibrio sp. VB16 genomic region, the following are encoded:
- a CDS encoding glycosyltransferase family 4 protein has protein sequence MTSVHPRYDTRIFLKECQSLVNNNYDVHLIVADGAGNECKNEVSIHDVGGSKSRIDRWLRVRKDVFRKAVTLDGDIYHFHDPELISIGIKLKKLGKCVIFDSHEDFSKQLLSKPYLNFLVAKLASFYFKLYESLLTPRFDAIICATNSIGLNFSRKCKKVSIINNYPILGELTTVSKNNKREAKIAYVGGVSRIRGIENVVEAFKYVNGAELNLVGSFSEVKTHMNVMSLSSWDRVIELGYLDRKNVASVLNSSIAGIVTFLPYPNHIEAQPNKMFEYMSAGIPVIASNFPLWRQIIIGNECGLCVDPDSPKEIAVAIQYLVDNPEVAQKMGKNGFDAVNRIYNWNQEESKLIRLYRELI, from the coding sequence ATGACTTCGGTTCATCCAAGGTATGACACAAGGATTTTCTTAAAAGAGTGTCAGAGTCTAGTCAACAATAATTATGACGTTCACCTCATCGTAGCCGATGGTGCGGGAAATGAGTGTAAAAATGAAGTAAGTATACATGACGTTGGAGGCTCAAAAAGCCGGATTGATAGATGGTTGAGAGTTCGAAAAGACGTGTTCAGAAAAGCAGTTACTCTAGATGGAGACATATATCATTTCCATGACCCTGAATTAATTTCCATAGGGATTAAATTAAAAAAACTAGGTAAATGTGTCATATTTGATTCACATGAAGACTTTTCTAAACAATTACTTAGTAAACCTTACTTGAATTTTTTAGTAGCTAAGTTGGCGTCATTTTACTTTAAGTTATATGAGTCACTTTTAACTCCTCGATTTGATGCGATAATTTGTGCGACTAACAGTATAGGTTTGAATTTTTCTAGAAAATGTAAAAAAGTCAGTATAATAAATAATTATCCTATTTTAGGAGAGCTAACAACAGTATCTAAAAATAATAAACGTGAAGCAAAAATTGCATATGTTGGTGGTGTATCTAGGATTAGAGGTATCGAAAATGTTGTTGAGGCGTTTAAATATGTTAATGGAGCGGAGCTCAATCTTGTAGGTTCATTCTCTGAAGTGAAAACTCATATGAACGTTATGTCACTAAGTTCATGGGATAGAGTCATAGAGTTGGGCTATTTAGATCGCAAAAATGTCGCTTCTGTATTGAATAGTTCAATAGCTGGAATAGTCACATTTTTGCCATATCCAAATCATATAGAGGCGCAACCAAATAAGATGTTTGAGTATATGAGTGCCGGTATTCCTGTTATTGCATCGAATTTTCCTCTTTGGAGGCAAATTATTATTGGTAATGAATGTGGTTTGTGCGTAGATCCCGACAGTCCGAAAGAGATAGCGGTGGCTATCCAGTATTTAGTCGATAATCCAGAGGTTGCACAAAAAATGGGCAAAAATGGATTTGATGCTGTAAACAGAATTTATAATTGGAATCAAGAAGAATCGAAGCTTATACGATTGTATAGAGAGCTAATCTAA
- a CDS encoding lipopolysaccharide biosynthesis protein, translating into MERRTLSHFIIGSMLTGIIGAFTLPIFAWFIPSEIIGQYSLAILATNLVIMISMFGMDQAYVREFHTYKDKNLLLRTAFLPTICVVILVLVILILFYEADILTLEENASNGHLVLITFIGLVFTNFFLKLLSLLFRMNELGISFSLIQSVPKLLFLLLVLIGWSLDIEIRLYYLLLINFLVGFLVLVIFSIYKRSLWLEQGSKPSLIDTELVFSMMRFGTPALIGGVAYWGISSLDRYFLAWQSDLNEVGTYSILMGLVSAVMLLKGVFSNVWAPIVYKWYETNQDKDNIQRVANIAFPAILILWSLVSLFSWIIPYVFPYEYKSIEYMIMSSVGCPLIFLLSEIFGIGISLKRKTQYTLLVSITALICNALGNYLLIPIYGASGASVASLLSFCVYLLVRTKISSNLLYKIKTDNLIVFVYIFTIFLSIIGTVFERDEVRYFFGLNVVICMFYIYINYFKVKV; encoded by the coding sequence TTGGAACGTAGAACCCTTTCCCATTTTATAATTGGCTCAATGCTAACTGGTATTATTGGTGCGTTCACACTACCTATATTTGCTTGGTTTATCCCGTCTGAAATCATTGGTCAATATAGTTTGGCTATTTTGGCAACGAATTTGGTTATTATGATTTCTATGTTTGGGATGGATCAGGCGTACGTAAGAGAATTCCATACATATAAGGATAAAAATTTACTCTTAAGAACGGCTTTTCTGCCTACCATATGTGTGGTTATTCTTGTATTAGTTATTCTGATATTGTTTTATGAGGCAGATATATTAACGTTAGAAGAGAATGCGTCAAATGGCCACTTGGTATTAATTACATTTATTGGGCTAGTTTTTACTAATTTTTTTCTGAAGTTGTTGTCACTATTGTTTAGAATGAACGAATTAGGTATTTCTTTTTCTTTAATCCAATCGGTACCTAAACTTCTATTTTTACTTTTAGTATTGATAGGATGGTCTTTAGACATTGAAATTAGATTATATTATCTATTACTTATAAATTTTTTAGTCGGATTTTTGGTATTGGTCATTTTTAGTATTTATAAACGAAGCTTATGGTTAGAACAAGGCTCTAAACCATCCCTAATTGATACTGAACTTGTCTTTTCTATGATGCGCTTCGGAACACCCGCTTTAATAGGTGGCGTCGCTTATTGGGGTATTAGTTCTCTGGATCGGTACTTTCTAGCTTGGCAATCAGATCTTAACGAAGTTGGTACATACTCAATTTTGATGGGATTAGTATCCGCAGTAATGTTATTAAAAGGAGTTTTTTCAAATGTATGGGCTCCTATTGTATATAAATGGTATGAGACTAATCAAGACAAGGACAATATTCAACGGGTGGCTAACATTGCGTTTCCTGCCATTCTTATATTATGGTCTTTAGTAAGTTTATTTTCTTGGATCATTCCGTATGTTTTTCCCTATGAATATAAAAGTATAGAATACATGATAATGTCTTCTGTAGGTTGTCCACTGATTTTTCTATTGTCTGAAATATTTGGAATAGGTATTTCATTAAAAAGAAAAACCCAATATACATTATTAGTATCTATTACTGCGTTAATCTGTAATGCATTGGGGAATTATTTACTGATACCAATATACGGTGCTTCCGGTGCCTCTGTTGCGTCGCTTTTGTCATTTTGTGTGTATTTGCTCGTCAGAACAAAAATTAGTTCTAATCTTTTATACAAAATAAAAACAGATAATTTGATTGTTTTTGTCTACATTTTCACGATATTTCTTTCTATTATAGGAACTGTTTTTGAACGTGACGAAGTAAGATACTTTTTCGGACTTAATGTTGTTATTTGCATGTTTTATATATATATAAATTACTTTAAAGTTAAGGTGTAA
- a CDS encoding O-antigen polymerase has translation MLFKNHTTNIALYLFLIFISSSVIIYLSLYTNDKLMVLISWCIIICAIHFNFWTVGNTFYSPLFLFSIMYMGYPLGGLYYSFSTSNFGKFLGFVNIPPEVIVTYMQKGLLYALVCYIALYLGYCSVVKSRQFILRENNGFFAFYARNYFIFVAILLTSGLGYWFYLGNLLSGGMINFLLYFQVFPHLAKAAEISTLPYHLYYAGIYLWLIGIISSNRELSFYFVTFSIVGFVMNLSQGRISLAVTFLMSQIIFVAICRPKIVFKLLILLTSLFLSAFVVYFLRIISNYLYLGLDISDVGSGILNTIIGGGNVTDLQQLVLIFHTFSYDDSLIGSTFIDWFRNMVGKYVGLSPSSIGLLIKELYVPESSGAPTPGAIGEMYANFSLIAPLVMCFVGALFAFIANFAMKSSNLLIAMIYSIFLSRFVFMYPKVDSTMFVNFLWGVVPQIFAISMIYVIYFFSRKVNEKAEKSHSNDFGSSKV, from the coding sequence GTGCTCTTTAAAAACCATACTACTAATATTGCACTATATTTATTTTTAATTTTCATATCTTCCAGTGTGATAATTTACCTTTCACTATATACGAATGACAAATTAATGGTGCTTATTTCTTGGTGTATCATAATATGTGCGATTCACTTTAATTTTTGGACTGTAGGAAACACTTTCTATTCTCCTCTGTTTCTTTTTTCCATAATGTACATGGGCTATCCTTTGGGTGGTTTGTATTATTCATTTTCTACGTCAAATTTTGGGAAGTTTTTAGGGTTTGTTAACATCCCACCTGAAGTAATCGTTACTTATATGCAGAAGGGTTTGTTATATGCGCTTGTATGTTATATAGCTCTTTATTTAGGATATTGTTCAGTAGTCAAAAGTAGACAATTTATTCTTAGAGAAAACAATGGTTTTTTTGCTTTTTATGCCAGGAATTATTTTATTTTTGTAGCCATCTTATTGACTTCAGGTCTTGGGTATTGGTTCTATCTCGGGAATTTATTGAGTGGGGGTATGATTAACTTTCTTTTATATTTTCAGGTTTTCCCACATTTGGCAAAAGCAGCAGAAATATCTACTTTGCCATATCACCTATACTATGCTGGTATTTATTTGTGGCTAATAGGAATAATTTCATCAAATAGAGAATTGTCATTTTATTTTGTTACGTTTAGTATTGTCGGGTTTGTAATGAATTTATCTCAAGGCCGAATTTCTCTTGCCGTAACATTTTTGATGTCACAAATAATTTTCGTGGCTATTTGCCGCCCTAAGATTGTATTTAAGCTTCTTATTTTACTTACATCCTTATTTTTATCGGCTTTTGTTGTCTATTTTTTACGTATTATTAGTAATTATCTTTATTTGGGTTTAGATATCTCTGATGTCGGTAGTGGAATATTGAATACCATTATAGGTGGTGGTAATGTAACGGATTTGCAACAACTCGTTTTAATATTTCATACATTTAGCTACGATGATTCATTAATTGGAAGCACTTTTATTGACTGGTTTAGAAATATGGTTGGAAAATATGTTGGATTGTCGCCATCATCAATAGGTTTGCTCATAAAAGAATTATATGTACCTGAAAGCTCCGGAGCTCCAACTCCTGGAGCTATTGGCGAGATGTATGCAAATTTTTCATTGATAGCACCATTAGTAATGTGTTTCGTAGGAGCATTGTTTGCTTTTATTGCAAATTTTGCCATGAAATCCTCGAATTTGTTAATTGCTATGATATATTCAATTTTTTTGAGTCGGTTTGTTTTTATGTATCCTAAAGTTGACTCGACTATGTTTGTCAATTTTCTTTGGGGTGTTGTGCCTCAAATCTTTGCTATAAGCATGATTTATGTAATATATTTTTTTAGTAGGAAAGTGAATGAAAAGGCGGAAAAGAGTCATTCAAATGACTTCGGTTCATCCAAGGTATGA